From the Leptospira biflexa serovar Patoc strain 'Patoc 1 (Paris)' genome, one window contains:
- a CDS encoding citrate synthase, whose amino-acid sequence MSEKAILKVDGKEYELPIVAGSEDEKAIDITKLRQLSGYVTIDSGYLNTGACTSEITFLDGEKGILRYRGIPIEDLAAKSTFTEVAYLLIYGKLPNDAQLKEWNSSITKHTMIHEDLKRLFNGFPKDGHPMAIMSCMMGCLSTYYQDSYDPMNEEHREISIIRLLAKFPTIAAYAYKKSIGQPIIHPLNELDYASNFLNMMFAVPAEDYHIDPEIVSALNLLLILHADHEQNCSTSTVRLVGSSLANLYGAISAGILALWGPRHGGANQEVLEMLEGIKKSGLSVKKIVEQAKDKNSSFRLNGFGHRVYKNFDPRAKIIKVACDKVLNKLGIKDPLLDIAKELEEAALNDPYFVERKLYPNVDFYSGIIYRALGIPTNMFTVMFAMGRLPGWIAQWKEMIEDPNLKIGRPRQIYTGPKEISYETAKKQA is encoded by the coding sequence ATGTCCGAAAAGGCAATTCTGAAAGTGGATGGAAAAGAGTACGAACTTCCGATCGTTGCGGGAAGTGAAGACGAAAAGGCAATTGATATTACAAAACTCCGCCAATTGTCCGGTTATGTTACGATTGATTCTGGTTATTTAAATACAGGTGCCTGCACAAGTGAAATCACCTTTCTCGATGGTGAAAAAGGAATCCTCAGATATCGTGGAATCCCAATCGAAGATTTAGCAGCAAAGTCAACCTTCACAGAAGTTGCTTATTTACTCATCTACGGAAAACTTCCAAACGATGCACAGCTCAAAGAGTGGAATAGTTCGATCACAAAACACACCATGATCCATGAAGACCTCAAACGTCTGTTCAATGGATTCCCAAAAGATGGACACCCTATGGCAATCATGTCATGTATGATGGGATGTTTGTCTACATACTACCAAGATAGTTATGATCCAATGAATGAGGAACATAGAGAAATTTCCATCATTCGACTCCTTGCAAAATTTCCTACAATTGCGGCCTATGCGTATAAAAAATCAATTGGACAACCTATCATCCATCCTTTGAACGAGTTAGACTATGCATCTAACTTTCTCAATATGATGTTTGCTGTTCCTGCAGAAGACTACCATATTGATCCGGAAATTGTTTCAGCACTTAATTTACTCCTCATCTTACATGCAGACCACGAACAAAACTGTTCTACATCAACTGTTCGTTTGGTGGGATCTTCTCTTGCCAATTTATATGGTGCGATTTCTGCAGGGATCCTTGCGCTTTGGGGGCCACGCCATGGTGGAGCCAACCAAGAAGTTTTGGAAATGTTGGAAGGCATTAAAAAAAGTGGACTATCTGTTAAAAAGATCGTCGAACAAGCAAAAGACAAAAACTCAAGTTTCCGATTGAATGGATTTGGACACCGTGTTTACAAAAACTTTGACCCACGTGCCAAAATCATCAAAGTAGCTTGTGACAAGGTATTAAACAAACTCGGAATCAAAGACCCACTTCTTGACATTGCAAAAGAATTGGAAGAAGCGGCACTCAATGACCCTTACTTTGTGGAAAGAAAACTCTATCCAAACGTAGACTTTTACTCAGGTATCATCTACCGAGCACTAGGAATCCCAACCAATATGTTCACTGTGATGTTTGCGATGGGAAGACTACCAGGATGGATTGCACAATGGAAAGAAATGATTGAAGACCCGAACTTAAAAATTGGTCGTCCACGACAAATTTACACCGGTCCAAAAGAAATTTCTTACGAAACGGCAAAAAAACAGGCCTAA
- a CDS encoding SpoIIE family protein phosphatase, with translation MKPILSKFTLLFTLYSLLVIPIFADANEDMGERLVFTKEFTYWIDTKSNTPVDSVLTTGKFQAIDDEFANFGFLKGTLWLRLDPNQFPDPTKFPLLLVQAHNIDLVELYHKHEGDSFIVSKSGHIQPMFQREIPHRNFVFRLGHQKETILIAIKSDISLQFSLVFTNQRNLQREDYVTQWVYGLFFGSLGIIILYNLAIAFFVRDKSYFYYIGYVLFFGLGQLSLLGFFGYFFVPNSYYWKRVGIPVFFSLCLFFFVLFTANFLKIKARLPRTTRFYFLLGAFSLFNVCIALFGGVAEASIGVSWLSVSICLTLFGILIWGLKKRIRSFYYISIAFFLLLLTCVIYGMLKFGILPSNSFLEEMLFPIASLADITLFAFALADRIQLLRQEKDLALAQVTSLRRERKISRDILMQSLPKTSPNVKNLQIQIYIQPMKDVGGDFYEYHSPNPYELGIVLCDVSGHGIPASLISAMGKVAFTTQKDSISSPKQVLEGMNRVLFGNCSPQYVTASYLYLNSSTKIWRFGRAGHPSAFLQRSSGEIIKVHPKGKIIGVFPEIQIDETTYPVLPKDRILLLSDGVLECFDPKGNMFGDTGLIEFLKTNRELPNHLFKGKLIQTLESFSNREIKDWEDDLTFIFLELV, from the coding sequence TTGAAACCGATTTTATCCAAATTCACTCTCCTCTTCACACTCTACAGTCTTTTAGTGATACCCATTTTCGCCGATGCAAACGAAGATATGGGAGAGAGATTGGTATTCACAAAAGAATTCACATATTGGATTGATACGAAGTCAAATACACCCGTAGATTCAGTTTTAACGACTGGAAAATTCCAAGCGATTGATGATGAATTTGCCAATTTTGGTTTTTTAAAAGGAACCTTGTGGTTACGCCTCGATCCCAATCAATTTCCAGACCCAACCAAATTCCCACTTCTACTCGTACAAGCGCATAATATTGATTTGGTGGAACTTTACCACAAACATGAAGGTGATAGTTTCATCGTTTCTAAATCAGGTCATATCCAACCAATGTTCCAAAGGGAAATCCCACATAGGAATTTTGTTTTTCGCCTAGGACATCAAAAGGAAACCATCCTCATTGCCATCAAATCCGATATATCCTTACAATTTTCACTTGTATTCACAAACCAAAGGAACCTACAAAGAGAAGATTATGTAACGCAGTGGGTATATGGTTTATTTTTTGGAAGTTTAGGGATCATCATTTTATACAATCTTGCGATCGCATTTTTTGTAAGGGATAAAAGTTATTTTTATTATATCGGATATGTTTTGTTTTTTGGTCTCGGCCAGTTATCTTTACTCGGTTTTTTTGGGTATTTTTTTGTTCCTAATTCCTATTATTGGAAACGAGTGGGAATTCCCGTTTTTTTCAGTCTCTGCCTCTTTTTCTTTGTTTTGTTCACTGCCAATTTTTTAAAGATCAAAGCAAGGTTACCTAGAACTACTAGGTTCTATTTTTTGTTAGGTGCATTTTCCTTATTCAATGTTTGTATCGCGTTATTTGGAGGGGTTGCTGAAGCTTCCATCGGTGTGAGTTGGCTTTCTGTGAGTATTTGTCTTACCTTATTTGGAATTTTGATATGGGGATTAAAAAAACGGATTCGTTCTTTTTATTATATCTCCATCGCATTTTTTTTATTACTCCTCACATGTGTGATCTATGGAATGTTGAAGTTTGGAATTTTGCCTAGTAATTCTTTTCTAGAAGAGATGTTATTTCCGATTGCTTCACTTGCAGATATCACTCTCTTCGCTTTTGCTTTGGCAGATCGAATCCAATTGTTACGGCAGGAAAAAGATCTGGCCCTTGCCCAAGTCACAAGCCTTAGAAGGGAAAGAAAAATTTCACGTGACATTCTCATGCAATCTCTTCCGAAAACAAGTCCCAATGTCAAAAACCTCCAAATCCAAATTTATATCCAACCAATGAAGGATGTAGGAGGAGATTTTTATGAATACCATTCACCGAATCCCTATGAACTAGGGATTGTATTGTGTGATGTATCGGGGCACGGAATCCCAGCATCTCTTATCTCTGCTATGGGAAAAGTTGCTTTCACAACACAAAAGGATTCGATTTCTTCCCCCAAACAGGTATTAGAGGGTATGAACCGAGTTTTGTTTGGGAACTGTTCTCCTCAATATGTGACTGCCTCTTATTTGTACTTGAATAGTTCTACCAAGATTTGGAGATTTGGGAGAGCAGGCCATCCAAGTGCTTTTTTACAAAGGTCGAGTGGTGAAATCATCAAAGTCCACCCGAAGGGAAAAATCATTGGAGTGTTTCCGGAAATCCAAATCGATGAAACCACTTATCCCGTTTTACCAAAAGATCGTATTTTATTATTGAGTGATGGAGTTTTGGAATGTTTTGATCCGAAGGGAAATATGTTCGGTGATACAGGACTCATTGAATTTTTAAAAACCAACCGGGAACTTCCCAATCATTTATTCAAAGGAAAACTCATCCAAACTTTGGAGTCCTTTTCAAATCGAGAAATAAAAGACTGGGAGGACGACCTAACCTTTATTTTTCTGGAATTGGTATGA